A window of the Bacillus sp. A301a_S52 genome harbors these coding sequences:
- a CDS encoding DsbA family protein, translating into MTSKEGSFICYDDLGICCPTDPSSFYVMGRDKKPVEIYVFIDPLCPECWALEPIIKKLQMEYSNYFTITTFLRNEIRSLNTHCGEKYEAVVKEMAQSFNETSCRTGMPCDGDVWYENTLTTPYVAILAIKAAELQGKAIGVKYLRRVRESLFLYKQNIAEENVLIECASNVKGMDVEEFIKDLHSDIAKDALQSDMKAAQEMDVEALPTMIFFGDDVDEPGLKVQGLHSYGIYVEIISEILGKKPKKCPPVSLEQFVAFYSLVTDLEISVVFDMTKEQINKEMKKLQIKQVVEEIRTKRGALWRYKEK; encoded by the coding sequence ATGACATCAAAAGAAGGGTCTTTTATTTGCTATGATGATTTGGGAATTTGCTGTCCTACCGATCCATCCTCTTTTTATGTAATGGGACGTGACAAAAAACCTGTTGAAATTTACGTTTTTATTGATCCACTTTGCCCTGAGTGTTGGGCACTAGAACCAATCATTAAGAAGCTGCAAATGGAATATTCTAATTACTTTACTATTACAACTTTTCTTAGAAATGAAATAAGATCTCTCAATACACATTGTGGAGAAAAGTATGAAGCAGTGGTTAAAGAAATGGCTCAATCTTTTAATGAAACCTCTTGTCGTACCGGGATGCCTTGTGATGGGGATGTATGGTATGAAAACACCCTTACAACACCATATGTGGCAATTCTCGCTATTAAAGCAGCAGAATTACAAGGAAAAGCAATCGGTGTAAAATATTTACGGCGCGTTAGAGAAAGTTTATTTCTTTATAAACAAAATATAGCAGAAGAGAACGTGCTTATCGAATGTGCATCGAATGTTAAAGGGATGGATGTAGAGGAATTTATAAAAGATTTACATTCGGATATCGCAAAAGACGCCCTTCAATCCGATATGAAAGCCGCTCAAGAGATGGATGTGGAAGCTTTACCAACGATGATTTTCTTTGGTGACGATGTGGATGAGCCTGGCTTAAAAGTCCAAGGCCTTCACTCATATGGGATATATGTCGAAATAATTTCTGAGATCCTTGGTAAAAAACCTAAAAAATGCCCACCTGTTTCTTTAGAACAATTTGTAGCTTTTTACTCTCTCGTCACTGATTTAGAAATTTCAGTCGTTTTTGATATGACAAAGGAACAAATAAATAAAGAGATGAAGAAATTACAAATAAAGCAAGTGGTTGAAGAAATCCGTACAAAACGTGGAGCACTATGGCGCTATAAAGAAAAATAG
- the mecA gene encoding adaptor protein MecA: MEIERINETTIKFYITYHDIERRGFDKEEIWYNRERGEELFFEMMNEVNDDDSFEMNGPLWVQVHALEKGLEVIITRGQMNDGNVKLEIPVGDDKEDNQVDNNIVDMLDQQFVHNKDQDFVKDHSLSVLIGFADFEDLVSLSHSFTEDVSTSLYHFEGRYYIFVTLDESFTDEEQDNLLSRMLEYGYESDLTVYRIEEYGKTIIKEDALKVISEQFS; the protein is encoded by the coding sequence ATGGAAATCGAAAGAATTAACGAGACGACAATTAAATTTTATATTACGTACCATGATATTGAGCGTCGTGGCTTCGATAAAGAGGAAATTTGGTATAATCGCGAGCGTGGGGAAGAACTGTTTTTTGAAATGATGAATGAAGTCAATGATGATGATTCTTTCGAAATGAACGGTCCTTTATGGGTGCAAGTCCATGCACTTGAGAAAGGTTTAGAAGTTATTATTACGCGTGGACAAATGAATGACGGTAACGTTAAATTGGAAATCCCTGTAGGGGATGATAAAGAGGACAACCAAGTGGATAACAATATTGTGGATATGCTTGATCAGCAGTTCGTTCATAATAAAGACCAAGATTTTGTCAAAGATCATTCGCTTAGTGTTTTAATTGGCTTTGCAGATTTTGAAGATTTAGTCTCATTAAGCCATTCATTCACTGAAGATGTCTCTACGAGCTTATATCATTTTGAAGGAAGATATTATATTTTTGTTACGTTAGATGAATCATTCACTGACGAAGAACAAGATAATTTATTAAGCAGAATGCTTGAATATGGTTATGAATCTGATTTAACAGTTTATCGTATTGAGGAGTATGGGAAAACAATTATAAAAGAAGATGCTCTAAAAGTGATAAGTGAGCAATTTAGTTAA
- the pepF gene encoding oligoendopeptidase F, with product MATQVTLPKRENVPKEKTWDLEDIFATDDEWEQTFQDVKKKLPGIKVFQGTLGQSGEQLYKAFKYEDSVAVTLGKIYTYAHMRYDQDTTNSFYQGLNDRAGQLITQFSQAASFVTPEILSIPKETIERFIKETPELALYTHILEKLNKKRDHILSEKEESLLAQAREITASPSATYGKLNNADLKLPLIKDENGEEVELTHGRIVSFLQSDNRNVRKETFHAVYDTYKKYKNTFASTLSGNVKKNIFNANVRHYESPRQASLSRNHIPEVVYDQLVSTVNDHLHLLHRYTDIRKRALNVEELHMYDLYTPIVKNVKMDISYEKANDLLLEALSALGEEYVSIVDEGLKNRWVDVEENIGKRSGAYSSGTYGTKPYILMNWQNDVNNLFTLAHEFGHSVHSYYTRKNQPYPYADYSIFVAEVASTTNEALLNDYMLKNETDKKRRLYLLNQYLEGFRGTVFRQTMFAEFEQLIHKKAEVGEPLTPDLLNDTYYRLNKRYFGENVVVDDDISLEWARIPHFYMNFYVYQYATGFSAATALAKQILEEGKPAIERFITFLKAGSSDYPIEILKKAGVDMTSAEPIKQALLVFEKTLDEMETLLFD from the coding sequence ATGGCAACACAGGTAACATTACCTAAAAGAGAAAATGTACCGAAAGAAAAAACGTGGGATTTAGAAGATATCTTTGCGACAGATGATGAGTGGGAACAGACCTTTCAAGACGTCAAAAAAAAACTCCCTGGGATAAAAGTGTTTCAAGGGACATTAGGACAGTCTGGAGAGCAGCTGTATAAAGCATTTAAGTATGAAGATAGTGTTGCTGTTACTCTCGGAAAAATTTATACATATGCCCATATGCGTTATGATCAAGATACGACAAATTCCTTTTACCAAGGGTTGAACGACAGGGCAGGACAGTTGATCACTCAATTTAGTCAAGCAGCTTCATTTGTCACACCAGAGATACTCTCTATCCCAAAAGAAACGATTGAACGCTTCATTAAAGAGACACCAGAATTAGCCCTTTATACTCATATTCTTGAAAAGCTTAACAAAAAAAGGGACCATATTTTAAGTGAAAAAGAAGAATCACTGTTGGCACAAGCTAGGGAAATTACTGCCTCACCATCAGCAACCTATGGGAAATTAAATAATGCTGATTTGAAACTTCCACTGATTAAGGATGAAAATGGTGAGGAAGTTGAGCTCACACACGGACGTATCGTCAGCTTTTTGCAGAGTGATAATCGTAACGTGAGAAAAGAGACTTTTCATGCTGTATATGATACGTATAAAAAATATAAAAACACATTTGCCAGTACGTTAAGTGGCAATGTTAAGAAAAATATTTTTAACGCTAATGTTCGACATTATGAATCGCCACGTCAAGCGTCACTAAGTAGAAACCATATTCCAGAGGTGGTGTATGATCAGCTCGTTTCAACGGTTAATGACCACCTGCATCTGCTGCATCGCTATACTGATATTAGAAAGAGAGCTCTTAACGTTGAAGAGCTTCACATGTATGATCTCTATACACCTATTGTCAAAAATGTAAAGATGGATATCTCCTATGAAAAAGCAAATGACTTATTACTAGAAGCCTTATCTGCTTTAGGAGAGGAGTATGTTTCCATTGTAGACGAGGGGTTAAAAAATCGGTGGGTAGATGTTGAGGAAAATATCGGAAAACGAAGTGGAGCCTATTCTTCAGGAACATATGGAACAAAGCCGTATATTTTAATGAACTGGCAGAATGATGTGAATAACTTATTTACTCTAGCGCATGAATTTGGCCATTCTGTTCATAGTTATTATACGAGAAAGAATCAGCCGTATCCATATGCGGACTATTCAATCTTTGTGGCTGAAGTAGCTTCCACTACAAATGAAGCATTGCTTAATGATTATATGCTTAAAAATGAAACAGATAAGAAGCGAAGGCTTTACTTGTTAAATCAATATCTGGAAGGATTCCGTGGGACGGTTTTCAGACAGACAATGTTTGCTGAATTTGAGCAGCTTATTCATAAGAAAGCAGAGGTAGGGGAACCATTGACGCCGGATCTTTTAAATGATACTTACTATAGATTGAATAAAAGATATTTTGGAGAAAATGTCGTTGTGGATGATGATATTTCTCTAGAATGGGCGCGAATCCCTCATTTTTATATGAACTTCTATGTCTATCAGTATGCGACAGGGTTCAGTGCTGCTACCGCTTTAGCAAAGCAAATTTTAGAAGAAGGAAAGCCAGCTATAGAGAGGTTTATAACGTTTTTAAAAGCAGGGAGTTCTGATTATCCGATTGAAATATTAAAAAAAGCAGGTGTGGATATGACATCAGCTGAGCCGATTAAGCAAGCTTTACTCGTATTTGAGAAGACATTAGATGAAATGGAAACGTTGCTTTTTGATTAA